In Hallerella porci, the sequence TTCGGGAAAAGCTTGGGATGGCACCACGGCAAAAAATTTTGCATGCGGAAATGGAACAGCGAAAAATCCTTATGTGATTTTAACCGCAGAACAACTCGCTTATTTTTCATTTGTTACAAACGCAAGCGATAAAAAATACGACGGAAAATATTTTAAGCTCGGCGCAGACATTGTATTAAACGAAGGCGAAATCATTGACGAAAATGGCGCACTTCAAGCGGACACGGCACAGCTTCACAAATGGACGTCGGTGGGAAATTCAAAAATCACATTCAGTGGAAGTTTTGATGGAGCAAATCATTCGATTCGTGCCATGTTTATAAGCACCACAAGTAAATATAACGGCTTGTTTGGAAATTCCAAAGGAACCATCAAAAATTTAACGCTCAAAAATTCTTGGGTTGAAGGCGGTGAAAATACAGCCGGTGTTGTCGGTTACAATACAGGAATCATTGAAAATGTGACAAATGAATCGAGCGTGACAAGTCAAGAAAAATGCGTTGGCGGCGTTGTCGGAGAAACTTATTATCACGGTTCATTTGAAAATTCAACTTTAAAAAATGTAAAAAATCGTGGAATGATTGTTGGAAACCTCAATGTAGGCGGGATTGTTGGCTGTGCAAATTATGTTACGATAAACCGAGCTGAAAATTTTGCTGACATTCAAGGCTACGGATTTGTGGGTGGCATTGCGGGAGCAATTGGTTCCAATTCAAAAAATAATTTGCAGAATTTAAAGAATGCAAATAAAATTACGGGAACCGATTTTGTCGGAGGCATTGCAGGCTCTTGTGGTGGAAATTTATCGTCTTATCATAATTCTAGGATGCCATCTTATTACTGTTCAC encodes:
- a CDS encoding M26 family metallopeptidase translates to MKIFNSVAFFGIIFTAAFWVGCSQTASRSTSDDLAVESSSSEKLNGESSSSTKSSESKRESSSSKENSSSSVIDAENCIGDSGKAWDGTTAKNFACGNGTAKNPYVILTAEQLAYFSFVTNASDKKYDGKYFKLGADIVLNEGEIIDENGALQADTAQLHKWTSVGNSKITFSGSFDGANHSIRAMFISTTSKYNGLFGNSKGTIKNLTLKNSWVEGGENTAGVVGYNTGIIENVTNESSVTSQEKCVGGVVGETYYHGSFENSTLKNVKNRGMIVGNLNVGGIVGCANYVTINRAENFADIQGYGFVGGIAGAIGSNSKNNLQNLKNANKITGTDFVGGIAGSCGGNLSSYHNSRMPSYYCSQYSTCGKISNAKNTASIEGKNYVGGVIGVLCSGEFSSLSNTADVVGEYGVAGVIGAVGNSTSEALYNIGNISGSTYVGGIFASQSESVSSAAYTTGKVEGDSLVGLMIGNNYNSTIADYYYLEQSNQEAFGKNDGGGVATPKSEKEMKSKNFAELLGESFAYDSNERFPILTWEQN